In one Bacillus sp. PK3_68 genomic region, the following are encoded:
- the mnmA gene encoding tRNA 2-thiouridine(34) synthase MnmA, whose protein sequence is MKKAPKDTRVVVGMSGGVDSSVAALLLKEQGYDVIGIFMKNWDDTDESGVCTATEDYDDVIRVCNQIGIPYYAVNFEKQYWEKVFTYFLDEYKAGRTPNPDVMCNKEIKFKAFLEHAMSLGADYLATGHYARVDHSGEEVKMLRGVDENKDQTYFLNQLQQDQLEKVLFPIGDIDKKRVREIAAEAGLATAAKKDSTGICFIGERNFKEFLSGYLPAQPGLMTTMDGEVKGRHDGLMYYTIGQRHGLGIGGSGEPWFVVGKDLEKNILYVEQGFHNDLLYSNSLIADQVSWVSNQPKPQSFECTAKFRYRQQDNKVTVHLLEDGKVKVDFHEPVRAITPGQAAVFYDGEECLGGATIDQVFKNGERLTYVG, encoded by the coding sequence ATGAAGAAAGCACCGAAAGATACCCGTGTGGTTGTCGGCATGTCCGGCGGCGTGGATTCTTCGGTTGCCGCCCTTTTATTGAAGGAGCAGGGCTACGATGTCATCGGGATTTTTATGAAAAATTGGGATGACACAGATGAATCTGGCGTCTGCACAGCAACAGAGGATTACGACGACGTCATACGTGTGTGCAATCAAATCGGCATTCCTTATTATGCCGTTAATTTTGAAAAGCAATATTGGGAAAAGGTATTTACGTATTTTCTCGATGAATATAAAGCAGGACGTACGCCAAACCCGGATGTAATGTGCAACAAAGAAATTAAGTTTAAAGCCTTTCTCGAGCACGCCATGAGTCTCGGAGCGGATTATTTGGCAACAGGCCACTACGCACGGGTAGATCACAGCGGCGAAGAAGTGAAAATGCTTCGTGGCGTGGATGAAAATAAAGATCAAACATACTTTTTAAACCAGCTGCAGCAAGATCAGCTTGAAAAAGTGCTTTTCCCAATTGGGGATATCGATAAGAAGCGTGTGCGTGAAATTGCAGCAGAAGCAGGCCTCGCGACAGCGGCGAAAAAAGACAGTACGGGCATTTGCTTTATCGGAGAACGCAATTTCAAGGAATTTCTAAGCGGTTATCTGCCGGCACAGCCAGGATTGATGACTACAATGGACGGAGAAGTAAAAGGCCGTCATGATGGATTAATGTATTACACGATCGGACAGCGTCACGGCCTTGGTATTGGCGGATCGGGCGAGCCTTGGTTCGTAGTGGGAAAAGACCTAGAAAAGAACATCCTATATGTTGAACAAGGATTTCATAATGACTTGTTGTATTCCAATTCATTGATTGCTGATCAAGTAAGCTGGGTCTCAAATCAGCCAAAGCCGCAGTCGTTTGAATGCACGGCAAAATTCCGTTATCGCCAGCAGGACAACAAAGTGACGGTTCATTTACTTGAAGATGGAAAAGTAAAAGTGGACTTTCATGAGCCTGTCCGGGCGATTACGCCGGGACAAGCCGCTGTTTTCTATGATGGAGAAGAGTGTCTTGGCGGCGCAACGATTGACCAAGTGTTTAAAAATGGAGAAAGACTGACATATGTCGGGTAA
- a CDS encoding cysteine desulfurase family protein, which translates to MERIYLDHAATTPMHPEVTQTVVEQMNDTFGNPSSIHSFGRASRQVVDKARTMAATSIGANFNEIIFTSGGTEADNLAIVGTAQAMKQRGRHIITSSIEHHAVLHTCAHLENEGYEVTYLPVNEEGLVRLSDLAAALREDTILVSIMYGNNEIGTIQPIAEIGELLKEHQAVFHTDAVQAYGAVPIDVKAEHIDLLSVSGHKINGPKGIGFLYVKEGLTLTPGLFGGEQERKRRAGTENVPAIAGFGKAIEVAMASMEEKRERYMSFKKQLTRMLSEKQVNFSMNGSLERSLPHVINLSFPGTDVESLLVNLDLAGIAASSGSACTAGSIEPSHVLVAMFGKESECLRNSIRFSFGITNTKEQIDQAGEALAAIIERLTNK; encoded by the coding sequence ATGGAACGCATATACTTAGATCATGCGGCAACGACTCCCATGCATCCGGAAGTAACACAAACAGTGGTAGAACAAATGAATGACACCTTTGGCAATCCGTCAAGCATCCACTCATTTGGCCGAGCATCACGGCAGGTTGTAGACAAAGCACGGACAATGGCGGCAACAAGCATTGGGGCTAATTTTAACGAGATCATTTTTACGAGCGGAGGCACCGAAGCTGACAATTTAGCCATCGTTGGAACCGCACAGGCGATGAAGCAACGCGGCCGTCATATTATTACATCATCTATAGAGCATCATGCAGTTCTTCATACATGCGCTCATCTTGAAAATGAAGGATATGAAGTGACCTATTTGCCAGTCAATGAAGAAGGACTTGTTCGTCTGTCAGACCTGGCGGCTGCCCTGCGGGAAGATACAATTTTAGTATCGATCATGTATGGAAATAATGAAATAGGAACGATCCAGCCGATTGCTGAGATTGGTGAACTGTTAAAAGAACACCAGGCTGTTTTTCATACGGATGCAGTGCAGGCATACGGAGCTGTACCGATTGATGTGAAAGCCGAACATATTGACCTGCTGTCGGTATCAGGCCACAAAATTAACGGCCCAAAAGGCATCGGATTTCTCTATGTAAAAGAAGGGCTCACACTCACCCCTGGCCTCTTTGGCGGCGAGCAGGAGAGAAAGCGCCGAGCGGGAACAGAGAATGTTCCGGCGATTGCTGGTTTTGGAAAGGCAATTGAAGTGGCAATGGCATCCATGGAAGAAAAAAGAGAGCGTTATATGTCATTTAAGAAACAGCTCACCCGGATGCTGTCGGAAAAACAGGTGAACTTTTCGATGAACGGATCGCTTGAACGATCATTGCCTCACGTGATAAACTTGAGTTTTCCTGGAACAGATGTAGAATCGTTGCTTGTGAACTTAGATCTTGCTGGAATTGCTGCTTCGAGCGGATCTGCTTGTACAGCGGGGTCAATTGAACCATCGCATGTACTCGTGGCAATGTTTGGGAAGGAATCTGAATGCCTTCGCAACTCCATCCGTTTCAGTTTTGGCATCACCAATACGAAAGAACAAATAGATCAAGCAGGAGAAGCTTTGGCGGCAATTATTGAACGCCTAACAAATAAGTAA
- a CDS encoding Rrf2 family transcriptional regulator: MRISTKGRYGLTIMIELAKRHGEGPTSLRVIAGAHNLSEHYLEQLIAPLRNSGLVRSIRGAYGGYVLGREPETITAGDIIRVLEGPISLVEGIEDEEPAKRELWIRISDAIKGVLENTTLEDLAKHTDGNGQSDAYMFYI, encoded by the coding sequence ATGAGAATTTCAACTAAAGGAAGATATGGATTAACAATTATGATTGAATTGGCAAAGAGACACGGGGAGGGCCCGACTTCTTTAAGAGTTATTGCGGGTGCCCACAATTTGTCAGAGCACTATCTTGAGCAGCTGATTGCACCGCTCCGTAACTCTGGACTTGTTCGCAGCATACGTGGCGCTTATGGCGGGTACGTACTTGGCAGAGAACCGGAAACAATTACAGCGGGAGACATTATTCGCGTGCTAGAAGGACCAATCAGTCTCGTTGAAGGCATTGAAGACGAGGAGCCGGCAAAGCGTGAGCTGTGGATTCGAATTAGCGACGCGATCAAAGGAGTGCTTGAAAATACAACATTGGAGGATTTGGCGAAGCACACGGACGGCAACGGCCAATCCGACGCCTACATGTTTTATATTTAA
- a CDS encoding YitT family protein produces MKREKAKKQGNIVIRLTIFTIGLLFMSLGIVLLIRADLGATPWDALHVGLYEQVGLTVGTWSVLVGLLILGIASFYLREWPQIGAYLNMLLVGIFIDFFLWLPIIVTPGSFKGKLVMFIAGVFVMAYGMSFYLSAQLGAGPRDSFMLAVMKKTGWKVSSIRRGMEFIVLAIAWLIGGPVHFGTFLFSLLMGTAVGVSLPQCQQFSDILINRVNEWKKAQNQGVNI; encoded by the coding sequence ATGAAAAGAGAAAAGGCAAAAAAGCAGGGGAATATTGTGATTCGGCTGACGATTTTTACGATTGGCCTTTTATTTATGTCTCTCGGTATTGTTCTATTGATTCGAGCAGACCTTGGGGCAACGCCGTGGGATGCCCTTCATGTAGGATTGTATGAACAAGTAGGACTGACGGTTGGTACATGGTCGGTGCTTGTCGGTCTTTTAATTTTAGGGATTGCTTCTTTCTATTTGCGGGAATGGCCGCAAATAGGGGCTTATTTAAACATGCTGCTTGTTGGTATCTTCATTGATTTCTTTTTATGGCTGCCGATCATTGTCACACCCGGCAGCTTCAAAGGAAAGCTCGTCATGTTTATTGCAGGTGTGTTTGTCATGGCTTATGGAATGTCTTTTTATCTTTCTGCACAGCTTGGCGCTGGGCCACGAGACAGCTTTATGCTGGCTGTCATGAAAAAAACAGGCTGGAAAGTATCCAGCATCCGGCGAGGAATGGAATTTATCGTGTTAGCCATCGCCTGGCTGATCGGTGGACCGGTTCACTTCGGCACGTTTCTATTCAGTTTGCTGATGGGAACGGCGGTTGGGGTTTCATTGCCGCAATGTCAACAATTTTCCGATATACTAATAAACAGAGTAAATGAATGGAAAAAAGCTCAAAATCAGGGGGTAAACATATGA